A region from the Nostoc sp. HK-01 genome encodes:
- a CDS encoding isopropylmalate isomerase large subunit gives MSKGTLFDKVWDLHTVGTLPSGLTQLFIGLHLIHEVTSPQAFAMLRERGLKVLFPHRTVATVDHIVPTDNQARPFADSVAEAMIQALEQNCQENNLTFYNIGSGNQGIVHVIAPEIGLTQPGMTIACGDSHTSSHGAFGAIAFGIGTSQVRDVLASQTLALAKLKVRKIEVNGTLNPGVYAKDVILHVIRTLGVKGGVGYAYEFAGTTFEAMNMEERMTVCNMAIEGGARCGYVNPDQVTYDYLKDRDFAPKGADWDQAVTWWESIKSDANAEYDDVIVFNAAEIPPTVTWGITPGQGIGIHQFIPKPEELAEEDRFVAEEAYRYMDLLPGQPIKGTKIDVCFIGSCTNGRISDLREAAKIAQGRRVAEGVKAFVVPGSERVKQAAEAEGLDKIFEAAGFEWREPGCSMCLAMNPDKLQGRQISASSSNRNFKGRQGSSSGRTLLMSPAMVATAAIKGEVSDVRDLL, from the coding sequence ATGAGCAAAGGCACCCTGTTTGATAAAGTTTGGGACTTACACACTGTTGGTACACTTCCTTCAGGGCTGACACAGCTATTTATCGGCCTGCATCTAATTCATGAAGTTACCAGTCCTCAAGCCTTTGCGATGTTACGCGAACGAGGTCTCAAGGTACTGTTTCCCCATCGCACCGTAGCTACAGTAGATCACATTGTTCCCACAGATAATCAGGCGCGTCCTTTTGCCGATAGTGTGGCAGAAGCAATGATTCAAGCCCTGGAACAGAACTGTCAAGAAAATAACTTAACTTTTTATAATATTGGTTCTGGCAATCAAGGTATAGTCCATGTCATCGCCCCAGAAATAGGATTAACCCAGCCAGGAATGACGATCGCTTGTGGTGATAGCCACACATCGAGTCATGGTGCATTCGGTGCGATCGCCTTTGGGATTGGTACCAGTCAAGTCCGCGACGTTCTCGCCTCCCAAACCCTCGCCCTCGCTAAACTCAAAGTCCGTAAAATTGAAGTTAACGGCACTCTTAACCCTGGTGTTTATGCCAAAGATGTGATTCTGCATGTTATCCGCACACTCGGCGTGAAAGGTGGTGTCGGTTACGCCTACGAATTTGCCGGGACTACCTTTGAGGCGATGAACATGGAAGAACGCATGACAGTCTGTAATATGGCGATCGAAGGTGGTGCCAGATGCGGTTACGTCAATCCTGATCAAGTTACCTACGATTACCTCAAAGATAGAGACTTTGCCCCCAAAGGTGCAGATTGGGATCAAGCAGTAACTTGGTGGGAATCGATTAAGAGTGATGCTAATGCAGAATATGATGATGTAATTGTATTCAATGCAGCCGAGATTCCCCCTACTGTCACCTGGGGAATTACCCCTGGTCAAGGTATCGGTATTCATCAGTTCATCCCCAAACCCGAAGAACTGGCGGAAGAAGACCGCTTTGTGGCCGAAGAAGCTTATCGCTATATGGATTTGTTACCCGGTCAACCTATTAAAGGTACAAAAATTGATGTCTGCTTTATTGGTAGCTGCACCAATGGTAGAATCAGCGACCTCAGAGAAGCCGCGAAAATTGCCCAAGGTCGTCGCGTTGCTGAAGGAGTCAAGGCATTTGTTGTTCCAGGTTCCGAAAGAGTCAAACAAGCCGCCGAAGCCGAAGGATTAGACAAAATTTTTGAAGCAGCGGGGTTTGAATGGCGTGAACCAGGATGTTCTATGTGTTTAGCCATGAACCCCGACAAACTTCAAGGTAGACAAATTAGTGCTTCTTCCTCTAACCGCAACTTTAAAGGAAGACAAGGTTCATCCTCTGGTCGCACGTTACTGATGAGTCCGGCTATGGTAGCGACTGCGGCCA